The proteins below are encoded in one region of Ferruginibacter lapsinanis:
- the uvrA gene encoding excinuclease ABC subunit UvrA, giving the protein MARAKKNAEEEIIHNDFIEVFGAREHNLKNIDINIPKNKLVVFTGVSGSGKSSLAFDTIYNEGQRRYMESFSAYARQFMGDMERPDVDKITGLSPVISIEQKTTNKNPRSTVGTITEIYDFLRLLYARVGEAYSYNTGKRMVKFSEEEIVNNIYKKFDGKKISLLAPLVRGRKGHYRELFEDVRKKGFVKVRIDGEVKDLTPKMQVDRYQIHDIELVIDRLPVNDDMKLRLSQSVVKTLQMGKDLMFVLVEGIDKPVQFSKMLMCDETGISYEEPSPNAFSFNSPYGACPTCKGLGNVYTIDMESVLPDSAKSVKEGAIIPLGEERDASVFQQVVAFAKKHKINLDKPLKDLPKAQVDLLLYGDQEINPALEMDLSDDTVPMEYTGSYEGIIPMLKRWFSSPQSNEALREWVEKFMTLKTCATCNGARLRKESLWFKIDKRNITELSNLNLDNLAAWFDGIELRLSDKQNAIAKDVLKEIRERLQFLLDVGLTYLTLNRSSKSLSGGESQRIRLATQIGSQLQGITYILDEPSIGLHQRDNQRLISALQNLRDIGNSVLVVEHDKDIMMAADYLVDIGPKAGKHGGEIVAMGTPQEVLDSRSDTALYLSGEKSIEVPKERRKGNGKFIELNGVKGNNLQNISVQFPLGKLIVVTGVSGSGKSTLINETLYPLLNKFCYNSKANPLEYKSIKGLEQIDKVIEIDQSPIGRTPRSNPATYCGFFTDIRTLFAAVPEAKIRGYNAGRFSFNVKSGRCDVCEGGGMRVIEMNFLPDVYVHCEKCNGRRYNRETLEIRYKGKSISDVLDMTVDEAVEFFQAVPYIYRKIKVLQEVGLGYITLGQSAVTLSGGEAQRVKLSTELGKKDTGKTFYILDEPTTGLHFQDIQHLLEVLTKLVDRGNTVLVIEHNMDVIKVADHIIDIGPEGGDGGGLVLFEGVPEDLVKVEKSFTGKYLKAELK; this is encoded by the coding sequence ATGGCAAGAGCAAAAAAAAACGCTGAAGAGGAGATAATCCACAACGATTTTATTGAAGTATTCGGTGCAAGAGAACACAATCTCAAGAACATTGACATCAACATTCCTAAAAATAAATTAGTGGTGTTTACCGGTGTAAGTGGCAGCGGAAAATCTTCATTGGCATTTGATACTATATACAATGAAGGTCAGCGTAGGTACATGGAAAGTTTCAGCGCCTATGCCAGGCAGTTTATGGGTGATATGGAACGTCCGGATGTAGATAAAATAACCGGCTTATCTCCAGTAATTTCTATCGAACAAAAAACAACCAACAAAAATCCACGTAGTACCGTTGGTACCATTACAGAGATATATGATTTCCTTCGTTTGCTATATGCCAGGGTTGGCGAGGCTTACAGTTACAACACCGGAAAAAGAATGGTGAAGTTCAGCGAAGAAGAAATTGTAAATAATATTTACAAAAAATTTGATGGCAAAAAAATAAGTTTGTTAGCACCACTGGTAAGGGGAAGAAAGGGACATTACAGAGAGTTATTTGAAGATGTAAGAAAAAAAGGATTTGTAAAAGTTAGAATTGACGGCGAGGTAAAAGACCTCACGCCTAAAATGCAGGTTGACCGTTATCAGATACATGATATTGAATTAGTGATAGACCGGTTACCGGTAAATGATGATATGAAACTTCGGCTGAGCCAGAGTGTTGTAAAGACTTTACAAATGGGTAAAGACCTGATGTTTGTTTTAGTGGAAGGAATTGACAAGCCGGTGCAATTCAGCAAGATGTTGATGTGTGATGAAACGGGTATCAGCTATGAAGAGCCATCTCCTAATGCTTTCTCGTTCAACAGCCCTTATGGCGCCTGCCCTACCTGTAAGGGTTTAGGCAATGTATACACCATCGATATGGAATCTGTTTTGCCCGACAGTGCAAAAAGTGTAAAAGAAGGCGCCATCATACCACTAGGTGAAGAAAGAGATGCCAGTGTATTTCAACAGGTGGTTGCATTTGCAAAAAAACATAAAATAAATTTAGACAAGCCGCTAAAGGATCTGCCGAAAGCTCAAGTCGACCTGCTTTTATATGGCGACCAGGAAATTAATCCTGCATTAGAAATGGACCTGAGTGATGATACTGTTCCGATGGAATACACGGGAAGTTATGAAGGCATCATACCAATGCTGAAGCGTTGGTTCTCTTCTCCGCAAAGCAATGAAGCATTGCGTGAGTGGGTAGAAAAATTCATGACATTAAAAACCTGTGCTACCTGCAATGGTGCCAGATTAAGAAAGGAAAGCCTTTGGTTTAAAATAGATAAAAGAAATATCACAGAACTCAGCAACTTGAATTTAGACAATCTGGCGGCATGGTTCGACGGCATCGAATTACGTTTAAGTGATAAACAAAATGCGATCGCTAAAGATGTATTGAAAGAGATAAGAGAGCGTTTGCAATTTTTATTAGATGTAGGACTTACTTATCTCACCTTAAACAGATCTTCTAAAAGCCTTAGTGGTGGAGAATCTCAGCGTATCCGACTGGCAACACAAATAGGATCACAATTACAAGGCATCACGTATATCTTAGATGAACCGAGTATTGGTTTGCATCAAAGAGACAATCAGCGATTGATCAGTGCATTGCAAAACTTAAGAGATATCGGAAACAGTGTATTGGTAGTAGAACATGATAAAGATATTATGATGGCTGCTGATTACCTCGTTGACATCGGTCCCAAAGCCGGCAAGCATGGCGGAGAAATTGTGGCAATGGGTACACCACAGGAAGTACTCGATTCAAGATCAGATACTGCACTTTATTTAAGCGGCGAAAAAAGTATTGAGGTCCCTAAAGAAAGAAGAAAAGGAAACGGAAAATTCATTGAACTGAATGGGGTGAAAGGCAATAATCTTCAAAATATTTCTGTACAATTTCCTTTAGGAAAATTAATTGTTGTTACCGGTGTAAGCGGCAGTGGTAAATCAACTTTGATCAATGAAACATTGTATCCCCTGCTGAATAAATTTTGTTACAACTCAAAAGCCAATCCGCTGGAATATAAATCCATCAAGGGTTTAGAGCAGATAGACAAGGTGATTGAGATAGATCAATCTCCGATCGGTCGTACACCAAGAAGCAACCCTGCTACTTACTGTGGTTTTTTTACAGACATAAGAACATTATTTGCAGCAGTACCCGAAGCAAAGATCCGTGGTTATAATGCAGGTCGTTTTTCTTTTAATGTAAAAAGCGGCAGGTGTGATGTTTGTGAAGGCGGTGGCATGAGGGTGATTGAAATGAATTTTTTACCGGATGTATATGTGCATTGTGAAAAATGTAATGGCAGACGTTACAACAGAGAAACACTTGAAATAAGATACAAAGGAAAAAGCATCAGCGATGTATTGGACATGACTGTTGATGAAGCGGTAGAATTTTTTCAGGCAGTGCCCTATATCTACCGAAAAATAAAAGTATTACAGGAAGTTGGTTTAGGTTACATCACATTAGGCCAAAGTGCTGTAACCCTTAGTGGTGGTGAAGCACAGCGTGTAAAACTTTCTACGGAGTTAGGAAAAAAAGATACCGGAAAAACATTTTACATTTTAGATGAACCTACTACCGGCTTGCATTTTCAGGATATCCAACATCTGTTGGAAGTATTGACCAAATTAGTTGACAGAGGCAATACCGTATTGGTGATCGAACATAATATGGATGTAATAAAAGTGGCGGATCATATCATTGATATCGGACCGGAAGGTGGCGATGGCGGTGGATTGGTATTATTTGAAGGCGTTCCTGAAGACCTGGTAAAAGTTGAAAAAAGTTTTACCGGAAAATATCTTAAGGCAGAATTGAAATAA
- a CDS encoding DUF6089 family protein, with the protein MKNRLRCFMAKAAAAILFLCVTQTPSFSQHLIFGDEKQSLEVGVTFGPSFFLGDLGGNRGIGKRFIKDLNLELTKLMKGAFITYNPNEWLGIKFSAGYTYLEGKDEIIQNNGGQELWRKQRNLDFKSDVWEASVAVEFCPTAYLLRNSDNETRLRPYFFAGIGAFHFNPKGSLTDDEGNKRWYELKPLRTEGQGMLEYPQRKEYKLTQVNMPMGAGLKYFLSPKLSVGVEVSYRKTYTDYIDDVSTKYIDSKYFYRYLSEENADIAKQIYAKVDKTYFRGTVDNPGDKRGNSNNMDTYFSVGLKIGVRIGHGVSDGDGEGFSIFRFRNRGSVACPVRF; encoded by the coding sequence ATGAAAAACCGGTTGCGCTGTTTCATGGCTAAGGCCGCTGCAGCTATTCTTTTTTTATGTGTAACACAAACACCTTCCTTTTCTCAGCATTTAATTTTCGGTGATGAAAAACAAAGCCTGGAGGTTGGTGTAACATTTGGACCAAGTTTTTTTCTGGGCGACCTGGGAGGCAATAGGGGTATAGGTAAAAGATTCATCAAGGATCTTAACCTGGAATTGACCAAATTGATGAAAGGTGCATTTATAACGTATAATCCTAATGAATGGTTAGGTATTAAATTTTCTGCAGGCTATACTTATCTTGAAGGGAAGGATGAAATTATACAAAATAACGGTGGGCAAGAATTATGGAGAAAGCAACGAAACCTCGATTTCAAAAGTGATGTGTGGGAGGCCAGTGTTGCAGTAGAATTTTGTCCTACAGCCTACCTTTTAAGAAATAGTGACAATGAAACAAGATTACGGCCGTATTTTTTTGCAGGTATTGGCGCTTTTCATTTTAATCCGAAAGGGTCGCTTACGGATGATGAAGGTAATAAACGTTGGTATGAACTTAAACCATTACGTACAGAAGGACAAGGGATGCTAGAATATCCGCAAAGAAAAGAATACAAACTTACACAAGTAAATATGCCGATGGGTGCCGGTTTAAAATATTTCCTTAGTCCTAAATTATCTGTTGGGGTAGAAGTATCTTATAGAAAAACGTATACAGATTATATAGATGATGTAAGTACTAAATATATTGACTCTAAATATTTCTATCGATACCTTAGTGAAGAGAATGCTGATATTGCCAAGCAGATATATGCAAAAGTTGACAAGACCTATTTCAGGGGCACCGTGGATAATCCCGGAGATAAACGAGGCAATTCTAATAATATGGATACCTATTTTAGTGTAGGATTGAAAATAGGTGTACGCATTGGGCACGGTGTTTCTGATGGTGATGGAGAAGGTTTCAGCATCTTTCGTTTTCGAAATCGTGGCTCTGTGGCTTGCCCGGTAAGATTTTAA
- a CDS encoding GNAT family N-acetyltransferase, translating into MQLEWQYKYFDELSVTELYSILKLRNEVFVLEQNCVYQDADDKDQLSFHLMGYANNELAAYCRILPPGLAFPEASIGRVLTSPQYRKAGAGRALMTLAISKTLKQFSVGKIAIGAQLYLKKFYSSLGFVPVGNVYLEDGIEHIEMLLEQPV; encoded by the coding sequence ATGCAATTAGAATGGCAATACAAGTATTTTGATGAGTTAAGTGTAACGGAATTATACTCGATTTTAAAATTGAGAAATGAAGTATTTGTACTAGAGCAAAATTGTGTATACCAGGATGCAGATGATAAGGATCAACTATCTTTTCATTTGATGGGATATGCAAACAATGAGCTTGCTGCATATTGTCGTATTTTGCCACCGGGGCTTGCTTTTCCTGAAGCAAGCATTGGCAGGGTGCTCACCTCTCCTCAATACCGAAAAGCAGGTGCAGGCAGGGCTTTGATGACATTAGCCATTAGTAAAACGCTCAAGCAATTTTCCGTAGGTAAAATTGCGATTGGTGCACAATTATACTTGAAAAAATTCTACTCTTCTTTAGGGTTTGTACCTGTTGGTAATGTCTATCTGGAAGATGGCATTGAGCATATCGAAATGCTGTTGGAACAACCTGTTTGA